In the Pogoniulus pusillus isolate bPogPus1 chromosome 4, bPogPus1.pri, whole genome shotgun sequence genome, one interval contains:
- the SUV39H2 gene encoding histone-lysine N-methyltransferase SUV39H2, which yields MGEDWRGAWYVPCLASLETLQELCRKENLRCKSIGITNRSLKRYEVEYLCDYKVEEGTEYYLVKWKGWPESSNTWEPQKNLKCPLLLQNFLRDKNEYLSRVRGGKPLKVRNHVKALQPAIADYIVKKAKQRIALQRWKEELNRKKNHKAMILVENTVDLEGPPLDFYYINEYKPAPGINVINGITTGCECTDCPAEKCCPKEAGFILAYNKRKKLKIQPGLPIYECNSFCRCGPDCPNRIVQKGTPYSLCIFRTNNGRGWGVKTLQEIKTNSFVMEYVGEVITSEEAERRGQFYDNQGNTYLFDLDYDSDEFTVDAARYGNVSHFVNHSCDPNLQVFNVFIDNLDLRLPRIALFSTRTIKAGEELTFDYQMKGSIDLTSDSADGLSPSKKRIRTVCKCGALCCRGYLN from the exons ATGGGGGAGGACTGGCGAGGAG CTTGGTATGTGCCATGTCTAGCTTCACTTGAGACCCTCCAAGAATTATGTAGGAAGGAAAATCTCAGATGTAAATCCATTGGAATCACCAACAGGAGTCTAAAGAGATATGAGGTGGAATATTTATGTGACTACAAGGTAGAAGAG GGCACAGAATACTATCTTGTGAAATGGAAAGGATGGCCAGAGTCTTCAAATACTTGGGAACCTCAGAAAAACCTGAAGTGTCCATTGCTTCTTCAAAACTTCCTTAGGGACAAGAATGAATACTTGTCTCGGGTGAGAGGAGGCAAACCACTGAAAGTGAGAAACCATGTTAAAGCTTTACAACCAGCAATTGCAGATTACATTGTAAAGAAGGCTAAGCAAAGAATAGCTCTGCAGAGGTGGAAAGAAGAGCTCAACAGGAAGAAGAATCATAAAGCCATGATTCTGGTAGAAAACACTGTGGACCTTGAAGGCCCTCCTTTAGACTTCTACTACATTAATGAGTATAAACCTGCTCCAGGAATAAATGTAATAAATGGAATAACGACTGGCTGTGAATGCACTGACTGCCCTGCTGAGAAGTGCTGCCCAAAAGAGGCTGGATTTATTTTGGCTTACAACAAGCGAAAGAAGTTGAAAATCCAGCCTGGCTTGCCCATCTATGAATGCAATTCATTCTGTAGGTGTGGACCTGACTGCCCTAATAGGATAGTACAGAAAGGTACACCATATTCTCTTTGCATCTTCAGAACTAACAATGGCCGTGGCTGGGGAGTGAAAACACTCcaggaaattaaaacaaacagtTTTGTGATGGAGTATGTTGGAGAG gtGATTACAAGTGAGGAGGCAGAGAGACGAGGCCAGTTCTATGACAACCAGGGAAATACATACTTATTCGATTTGGACTATGACTCAGATGAATTTACAGTAGATGCAGCTCGATATGGAAATGTGTCCCACTTTGTGAATCACAGT TGTGACCCAAATCTTCAAGTCTTCAATGTCTTCATTGATAACCTCGACTTGCGTCTTCCCCGAATAGCGCTGTTCTCTACACGAACCatcaaggctggagaagagttgACTTTCGACTATCAGATGAAAG GTTCAATAGATCTGACTTCAGACTCAGCTGATGGACTCAGCCCATCCAAAAAGAGGATCAGAACTGTCTGTAAATGTGGAGCCTTGTGCTGCAGAGGTTACCTCAACTGA
- the HSPA14 gene encoding heat shock 70 kDa protein 14 isoform X1: MAAIGVHLGATCACAAVYKDGRADVVANDAGDRVTPAVVAFSESEEVVGLAAKQSRIRNVSNTVVKVKQILGRSSGDLQAEKYIAESKCSIIEKNGKFQYEIDNKLISPEDVAKLIFSKMKETAQSAVGSDVNDVVITVPFEFGENQKNALGEAAAAAGFNVMRLIHEPSAALLAYGIGQDSPTGKSNVLVYKLGGTSLSITIIEVNSGIYRVLATNTDDSIGGVCFTEALAQHLASEFQRSCKHDIRGNPRAMMKLMNSADIAKHSLSTLGSANCFVDSLYDGLDFDCNVSRARFELICSSLFSKCVEAIKKLLQQVGFTADDINKVVLCGGSARIPKLQQLIKEIFPAVELLNSIPPDEVIPIGAAIEAGILLGKENPLLEEETLIECSAKDILLKGVDESGADKFTVLFPSGTPLPARRQHTLHAPGSTSSVCLELYESLGKSPMSEEDKFAQIVLQDLDKKEDGLHDILTVLTMKRDGSLHVTCTDQDTGKCEIITVEVAS, from the exons ATGGCGGCTATCGGCGTTCACCTGGGCGCTACCTGTGCCTGCGCGGCTGTCTATAAG GACGGCCGCGCCGACGTGGTGGCCAATGACGCCGGGGACAGGGTCACTCCAGCGGTCGTTGCTTTCTCGGAAAGCGAAGAG gTTGTTGGCTTAGCCGCAAAACAAAGTAGAATAAGAAATGTTTCAAACACTGTAGTGAAAGTAAAGCAGATCCTTGGGCGAAG CTCTGGTGACCTACAGGCAGAGAAATACATTGCAGAAAGCAAATGTTCA ATAATTGAGAAGAATGGAAAATTTCAGTATGAAATAGATAATAAACTAATCAGCCCAGAAGATGTGGCAAAGCTAATTTTCAGTAAAATGAAAG AAACTGCTCAGTCTGCAGTGGGTTCAGATGTAAATGATGTTGTTATCACTGTGCCGTTTGAGTTTGGAGAGAATCAGAAAAATGCCCTTGG ggaagcagctgcagcagctggatttAATGTTATGAGATTAATTCATGAACcgtctgctgctctcctggcttATGGAATTGGCCAAGATTCACCCACTGGGAAAAG CAATGTGTTGGTTTATAAACTTGGAGGAACATCGCTTTCTATCACAATCATAGAAGTGAACAGTGGAATATATCGTGTGCTTGCAACAAACACAGATGATAGCATTGGTGGAGTCTGCTTCACAGAAGCTTTAGCACAACACTTAGCTTCTGAATTTCAGAG GTCTTGTAAACATGATATCAGAGGAAATCCCAGAGCCATGATGAAGTTAATGAACAGTGCTGATATTGCAAAGCATTCTTTATCAACCCTGGGAAGTGCAAACTGCTTTGTAGATTCGTTGTACGATGGACTGGATTTTGATTGTAATGTGTCCAG GGCCAGGTTTGAGCTCATCTGTTCTTCCCTTTTTAGTAAATGTGTAGAAGCAATTAAAAAACTCTTGCAACAAGTTGGATTTACAGCAGATGATATTAATAAG GTAGTTCTGTGTGGTGGGTCTGCTCGAATCCCAAAGCTACAGCAGCTGATCAAAGAAATTTTCCCAGCTGTGGAATTACTGAATTCAATTCCTCCAGATGAGGTTATTCCCATTGGTGCAGCCATAGAGGCAGGAATTCTGCTAGGGAAAGAGAATCCTTTGTTAGAAGAAGAAACACTTATTGAGTGTTCTGCTAAAGATATTCTTCTTAAG ggaGTAGACGAGTCAGGGGCTGACAAATTCACAGTGCTGTTTCCATCAGGGACTCCACTACCTGCTCGAAGGCAACACACCCTGCATGCTCCTGGAAGCACCTCTTCTGTATGCCTTGAACTATACGAGTCACTGGGGAAAAGCCCCATGAGTGAAGAAGATAAATTTGCACAG aTTGTGCTCCAGGATTTAGATAAAAAGGAGGATGGCCTGCATGATATACTAACCGTTCTCACTATGAAAAG GGATGGGTCCTTGCACGTTACCTGCACAGATCAAGATACTGGAAAGTGTGAAATCATCACTGTTGAAGTGGCATCATAG
- the HSPA14 gene encoding heat shock 70 kDa protein 14 isoform X2 — MAAIGVHLGATCACAAVYKDGRADVVANDAGDRVTPAVVAFSESEEVVGLAAKQSRIRNVSNTVVKVKQILGRSSGDLQAEKYIAESKCSIIEKNGKFQYEIDNKLISPEDVAKLIFSKMKETAQSAVGSDVNDVVITVPFEFGENQKNALGEAAAAAGFNVMRLIHEPSAALLAYGIGQDSPTGKSNVLVYKLGGTSLSITIIEVNSGIYRVLATNTDDSIGGVCFTEALAQHLASEFQRSCKHDIRGNPRAMMKLMNSADIAKHSLSTLGSANCFVDSLYDGLDFDCNVSRARFELICSSLFSKCVEAIKKLLQQVGFTADDINKVVLCGGSARIPKLQQLIKEIFPAVELLNSIPPDEVIPIGAAIEAGILLGKENPLLEEETLIECSAKDILLKGLHYLLEGNTPCMLLEAPLLYALNYTSHWGKAP; from the exons ATGGCGGCTATCGGCGTTCACCTGGGCGCTACCTGTGCCTGCGCGGCTGTCTATAAG GACGGCCGCGCCGACGTGGTGGCCAATGACGCCGGGGACAGGGTCACTCCAGCGGTCGTTGCTTTCTCGGAAAGCGAAGAG gTTGTTGGCTTAGCCGCAAAACAAAGTAGAATAAGAAATGTTTCAAACACTGTAGTGAAAGTAAAGCAGATCCTTGGGCGAAG CTCTGGTGACCTACAGGCAGAGAAATACATTGCAGAAAGCAAATGTTCA ATAATTGAGAAGAATGGAAAATTTCAGTATGAAATAGATAATAAACTAATCAGCCCAGAAGATGTGGCAAAGCTAATTTTCAGTAAAATGAAAG AAACTGCTCAGTCTGCAGTGGGTTCAGATGTAAATGATGTTGTTATCACTGTGCCGTTTGAGTTTGGAGAGAATCAGAAAAATGCCCTTGG ggaagcagctgcagcagctggatttAATGTTATGAGATTAATTCATGAACcgtctgctgctctcctggcttATGGAATTGGCCAAGATTCACCCACTGGGAAAAG CAATGTGTTGGTTTATAAACTTGGAGGAACATCGCTTTCTATCACAATCATAGAAGTGAACAGTGGAATATATCGTGTGCTTGCAACAAACACAGATGATAGCATTGGTGGAGTCTGCTTCACAGAAGCTTTAGCACAACACTTAGCTTCTGAATTTCAGAG GTCTTGTAAACATGATATCAGAGGAAATCCCAGAGCCATGATGAAGTTAATGAACAGTGCTGATATTGCAAAGCATTCTTTATCAACCCTGGGAAGTGCAAACTGCTTTGTAGATTCGTTGTACGATGGACTGGATTTTGATTGTAATGTGTCCAG GGCCAGGTTTGAGCTCATCTGTTCTTCCCTTTTTAGTAAATGTGTAGAAGCAATTAAAAAACTCTTGCAACAAGTTGGATTTACAGCAGATGATATTAATAAG GTAGTTCTGTGTGGTGGGTCTGCTCGAATCCCAAAGCTACAGCAGCTGATCAAAGAAATTTTCCCAGCTGTGGAATTACTGAATTCAATTCCTCCAGATGAGGTTATTCCCATTGGTGCAGCCATAGAGGCAGGAATTCTGCTAGGGAAAGAGAATCCTTTGTTAGAAGAAGAAACACTTATTGAGTGTTCTGCTAAAGATATTCTTCTTAAG GGACTCCACTACCTGCTCGAAGGCAACACACCCTGCATGCTCCTGGAAGCACCTCTTCTGTATGCCTTGAACTATACGAGTCACTGGGGAAAAGCCCCATGA